The DNA region ACTGTATTTGCAGTCTCTATCATACAAACAAGGATCTGGTGGAAAGACTGCAGTTTAAATTCCAGCgctaaaatgttatttttataacTAATCTAAAGTCTAAATATACACATTAACTCGAATTAGTTTCACAGACGTGAAAGTCAACTAAGATTTTAAGATCATAAAACAGAAGTTTAGAaccattttaattaaactgcaGTAGCCACAAAtatgataaacatttttttaatgctgctaCTCCCAGCAAATACTACAGAGATTATGACTGGAAACtaagcattttcaaaataacTGTATGAAATATAACATTGAGTAAACATCTACTTATTCCCTGGTACCACTGACACCTGATCCTTACTGGTTTGGATATGGCCCAATCACGactgcatgtactgtatctaGCCAACAAGGGTCCAATCAAAGGTGGCTGAGATGTTTGGACGGAAATCTGAAAGCTGGTTGGCTGGCAGGATGGGTTCAATAGTTCATTGGGGTAGGGGCTTTGAAATGCTTTTAGCCCAAGCAATCATCCTCGGGTGTTTTGGCCTTagtccttttaaaaatgtggcaGGCTCTTATAACAGATAGAAACAATGAGTCCAATGAGTTGGAGACCAGATGCTGAATGTTGTCAACAGTCACTGTGCACACAAATCCAGGATTTTGATGTTAATGTTCAGTTGTGTTTAGGGTGCAGTAAAATCATACTTAGAgtcacaaagaagaaaaaaaatctggcaaTGGCTGTTGTAGAAAGGGACCCAAATGGTAAGTCCTTCTTCAGTTCAAATAAAAACTGTCAAGCCCATTGAGTCCAGATGAAAGCATTGGCCTCTTTGAAAACTCATTTAGTATCCAATAAGGGTATTTGCTGGAGAAATCTCAATCTCATTCCAAGAGATTAACAAAAtcccaaaatgtctttttgtcaagCATGTTACAGTTCAACAACCACAATAAATGTTGTGTCCATAATACCCCACATTTCTTTGCGAGTGGGTTAAAAATGTCTCATtgtgaaacaatctgagaactACTCCGTTGTTGAGAGGGTTTCACGGCAGCCTTGACTTGATGTGAGTACACATCCTTGCTTGTCTCTTCTCCATGTTGATTTTAAGGACACATGGCCAGAATACTGGATAAAAGGCTATGAGGTGGGCCACATTGACTAGCCAACCCCTTCTTTGATTCTTCTGGTCCAATCATTAGCTCTTGCAAGCCATATCCATGAAAATGAGGCAGCCTTTGTTGCCAGGGGTGTCCCTCTGCAGTGCAGCCTTGGGGGCTTATCTGTGGTCAACTCTGGTTTCTTGGGGACAGTGGAACAGgtgcagcagtagcagtagtagtagtggcagAGGTAGTATGCAGGTACCAATAGGGGCAATGGAAGAGGCATGAGCACCTTTATAACAAAGCAATCATTTGGGGTTTAAACATCAGCCACAGTGAGAAAACACCCTTGCTGTTTCTGCCTATGACAGTGCCAATAAAAGGTTTACAAacagccaaattaaaaaaatgtaatttcctaCACACATTCTACCACTTGTGAAAAGGGCTCATTAAGTCATCTagtggaaatatatatatatttttaaatgtaaagaaaagatTTCCAACAAAGAATATAGACATATAATGAAATGACCTATACTGTAATGTATCCAGGTAAATAAAAACTATGTGCAAATCACAGAGATTCAACTATAAAAGCTCTAATGGGTCCATCCATCTAAGTCCTCAGCTACCAACAGCTTTGAGGACCAAGATGATTCATGGTTCTTCAGGTGCCTTACCTCCTCACTGGTCTCTGGAAGCTTCTCTGACTCTGCCATGGCAATCTCCTTCACCTGCCTGCGTAGTGTGAAAAATACATATCAGCAGGAAAAGGAGGGAACAGATGAGCAAATCATTAAAAGggagaacatttttttattattaaaaagaggCCATATTATGCTTTTATGGGTTTTCCCTGCcctttattgtgttgtatagcatttttgtgcatgcaaaaggtctgaaaagtcacaaaACCCAAAGTCCGTGCCAAAGGGAGGTCttctctcccacagaaaacactttgacaccAGACTGAAACAACTCGTTGGAATTCCACCATCTTGTTCCATACCGTGGTTACGTAACCAAGGCACACATTTGTCATTGGCAGCGAGGCTCTGCGTGTGCCCGAGTACAGGGACGCACCCATCCACCCGCTCAGTCTGGTTATAACGCTAAAATTAAGTGTTGAGATCTGGCTATGCGAGACTACTTTGCTCAGGACTACTCTTCaagtttttggaggttgttctgtgtgtgttttgttgttctgtCTCTGTGAGTGCTTTTTCGGTTGTAAAGGAAAGTTAGTTAATTTCTTGATGGACAGgtggctttacttgttgctaccGTCAGCCctgttagccatgcagctagctcTCTTAGCTATGCTGACTCTACCAGGACTGGGAGCTCGGGGCACGGGCCTGAAAACCTCGTCCTCccggcggtccaaagctcctgtgccaGCAGTGTGAACTCCAACACTCACTCTGGGTTCCGAGTGCGGGCAGTCAGCTAAGCTAAAAGGAccactagctgcatggctaactgagctaaatagcagttagcggttactttaaaGCCGTCTGTCCATCAgtaaactccgtaaatcaccgagagttgaggcagagcagccgatGGACATcagaaggaaaaacaagaaatattttctccataaaatatgaccCAGTTTCACCAAAGTCGGTGAATAAAGTTATaggagttgtgtgtttttgtacagtaagcagtgagGCCCAGCCCccagaacactgtgctcccgcGGCATATATCATTTtcccaacctaattcttgtctcatttgtgatctgataaacagtaaattcatccaatTCAATATTGCAGTATATccatatcgctattttccaagctaagttACTAAGTactgtataaagagaactgttacagcagctcacatGCCTCTCGGCAGGCTTCCGggaagttggccaatcagaagaaagtagGATtttaggggggggggggcttatggagacaggagctaaaacggCTTGTTTTCATACAGAGGATGAACAGAGGGgctgcataaagggccagtataagataaataaggattttgTTGAACTttgaatcatgcaaagctactctagtgAAATACCAGAATAaaatagagctggaaatgagcataataggtccTCTTTAAAATCAggtaataaacaaaaaaatatcaagGCTAAACCAATGCAACAGCATAAATTCATAGTTTAATAGAAGCAATGAATCACAATGTTAAAGTTTAATATGTCAATAGCACTAAAAATAAAAGGTGTCAGATTTATGAATAATTAAAAGTGTGAAAACTACAATGCATAAGACCTCTCAAAATATGGGTTATGTATTCAAAATCGTTATGGAATGCCTTGGTAATTTGTCAGCAATTACATGAAGCACACCTAATAGTAAAAGTAAATGGGCTAAACATGCACTACTGTGTTCCTTTAAATCTCATTAAACTACATTTAACATGTATGTAAGAAATCATGAAGACCTAAACATAGATATTCATTTCCttttaaagaaacacaaggtAGCATTAaagaatgtattaaaaaaatctcaGCAGTTGAAACTACTCCATTGAGATACACAAACAGCAACCAGGTGATGCTAAAATAACTGCGCCTTAAACGCATCTCACACTGTTAACCACAATCACTTTGCCATTTCAAAAATACGTTGCTCTTAATTTTTCAAAAGGGGGTCAAAGAACGGAGCCGAGGAGAGGAGTCACGGAATGCAGAGCCACCGCAGTCCTCCTTCAGACGTGTCGAGTCCGTCTGCTCAACTACAGCTACACAATACCTGAAAAATGAGCGCGCGCCTCACGGTCTCATGTCATCCCCATGCGCGCACACGTGAACACGTCCGCTCATTCCGATTACTTGGGGGAACTTCACAGCAAAGGGACTGGAAACTGTGCTCGGTTAAAACGCAGCATAACGTTACAGGCTGCCACTGCTACAAAACGACTGCGTCGCAACGAGCCgcttctctcccctccctcctacCTTCCTCTCACCAGAGACTACTCCTCTCTGAACGCATTCATGTCCGCACCGGCTGTCAACCAAAACCTGCTGCGGACAAACCCTCGCCTGCTGTTTAGCTGAGCCGCTGTATGGAAAACCATTGGCCGGCATCGGCAGCTAAAGCCATCGACGGAGAACAGCCATGTTGCAacgaatgaaaaaaaaaaagaccgtGTATAAAAAGGACCCGCATCCTGTCAGCCACACCGGCTTGAAGGCAGTCTCATCAATCGCCTGATGGGAAATTCAATACCCGGCATCTCTTATGACACCGTTTTATCATCGCTgtattattttcacattcacaagCATACAGATTCCCAGTCTCTAAGGAGTGGGAGTATGATCTGATGGTAATGATCAAGTGAGCTTACAAAGCAACATTTGATTTGACAACATACGAACAATGGCCACAGAATTAGCTCGACATTTTTACAATTTCCAGTGCTTTCATGAGAAAAAGATAAATACAGTGGAGTCCAAAACTGTAACTCCACTACCAAAGAGTTTGTTTCGTttcatcttgaaactattaggtcagtttcaggtgaaactagctatttacagatactcaggcagattccttcctgagggcagggcttatgtaactcagagtagtttaaatttccagttcccgtccaattttttcacaattgagaatgacttccggatgggagccgaaacgtcttgattctgaaaacagtgtccagatgactacgactgaaaccttttctacattatttatgaaattatgtaaaaaGGTGTCTTCAGCCAGaggatttttaaaacaatattgcAGACTTGGCTGGCACTGATTCCAGTTTTTACCATATTACACCTAGATCCTTTGGGAGCACCAGAGATGTTCAGTGGAGTTGAGGTCTGGTGACTATTAAAAAAGGGAAACCATGTAGTCAGCGCTTcttgatttttcagttttgataaGCCTGGCATAGCTTTGACGCATATTTAGAGTCACTGtcctgttttaaaatgaatacttACAACCAATAACTTCtgcaaaataattatatttggTCAATGTGGAGTTGATCCTATGTATGCCAATGCTAGAATTACAAAAATATCCCTCCAACCGTAAATTCCTACCACATTTTCACTGTGGGCTCCATGTAAGGAAGCATTAACCGCTCATAAACACGtgattatgttttcattaattctCCGCAAAATTTTAAGCAAATTTACAAAAGAAATctgacaaagaaaatgtcaatCTGCATGTGTTTCCATCAACTAGTGCTATAAGAATATTGTCAAGGGAGTGCCACAAAATTTCACAGTACCCATAACTGTTCTTTAATCAAGGAATTTCATTGCTGCTTCTCACCTTATATAAAAGTTAAggttattttattaaaatcatttgTTCCCTCTGTGCACATGCAcaatgtgatttttaattttatgataTTTCTGGTTGAGTGGAAGTACAGAACAGTGAGCGGCAGAAATACTCTTGAACTTGAAAAGCAGAAGGTCCTGCAATGTCAGTGTTTATCagcattatttctttttttctttaaaaccttttctttctttaaaataagacggtgtagtccctcattcgtccaggagtgttctatcgtagaaaaggtttcagtcgtagtcatctggacactgttttcagaatcaagacgtttcggctcccatccggaagtcattctcaatggattcacaattgagaatgacttccggatgggagccgaaacttttctttctttaaaaatctGGTCTTTTGTTGACATTTCCAGTGCGAGTTTTgacatttatgtatttacatttatgggTTTTTGATGGAAAAGTTAATTATGTGCATGAAAACTAGTGAAGTATATGTAAATGACACCCTCCTTTACAAACAGGAGAAAGTACTGAAACATATTTAACAATCACAGCAGAGCAAAATGAAATTTGAAGCTTCCTTAGCTTGAAAAAACTATTCAGAACAGCCTTGCATGTGATATCACACTGGAAACAAATAATCATATTTAGTGTTTTGCTCATAAAAAAAGGGATGGAACCAGGTTTGTATATTGCTAGACATGGTCTTTAAATATGGTCTGTTATGGGAAGGGGCAGGACCAACAACACTGATCAATCTGATGCAGACCACCCAGGATGGGTGTGAAAATACTATAAACCAAATGACTTTTGACAAAACTGATTTACATGTTTACAAACATTAAGTAATTAAGGCAATTTAACAGTAGAACCCCCACCTTAAACTTTTGTAGTACTGATGTGTCATGAGTAGCTGTTGAACAGctgaattaaattattaatattataatttgatttgcttagtacttctattcctgtgtgcattgacgtgatagcgagcagctgtaacgaaagagttttccctcagggatcaataaagtatttctgattccgaTTAAAGAATGCACTGTTGGTTATTATTGACTATAGATGCCCAATAGAGCTGGACTGACTAGACACCCTGTTCACAGCCTGCAGACTAAAGTGCTGTAAGGGCACAGATTCATTCACCTGTGTGTAAATCTGACACATGCAGAGACAATGTATAGGATGTGTTTCATAAGACCAAGACTTAAAAGCAGACCTTTGTTtgtccttttcctcctctccctcgctgtcctttctcttcctttgtGTCTCCTCTCTGGTTGGTGCTTTAATAAACGGTTTCTGGGGATTTAAAAGGGCAGGAAATGGAAAGGTCAAAGTTCTTCAAGTACTTAAGGTATTACCAccaaagggaaaataaatacCATATATAAAGCCATCATGAGATTTGTCTGTAGCATAACTTGATCTTAGGTAAATATTTTCTTAGGAATTGAGATTTTTAGGTTAAGATGTGGATACACATATACCCCTTTCACACCAAAATTTGCGCATATATGCACGTTTTTTAAAACGCGGGTAAACCTGCTAAAATAGCCGATTGACTCCATTCCCATTGTCAGCAGATGAGTTTGcctttctgtttatttctgatTTGTCACGTTCCACATCACGAACGCGCCGAAAAACAGGGTTAGTAAACAGTAGTAAGCAGCATGGAGGCCAGTGTGCTGCTGTATGTAGCCCATATAgactgtattaaaaaataagGTGTTTCTGGTTTAACAGCACTGTGCTGGGCAGGTGACACGtatgtttacagtgtttgtggCCTCTGTAAGACGCCACAGCGAGGATATAGTCACAGCTGACAGACTGTCATACATAAACATATGAATGAGACCATATGTTTACAGACATCCGCAGatagaaacagatgaaagagcagggggagtcgCGCCAGTAAAGGGGCGAAAATTAGCGTGTCCACCTGggtgtcatgtttccatcactgtCGATCGGAGCTGGAGCCGATAAATACCCATGActactgcagagtcatttgACCAGGGAATGAATGCTGATTGTACCCTTTACTACTGAAGACAAAGGCCAGATGTTAGTGGGTTTTTTGTCCAGTGTGAAAGGGGCTATAGTTGTCTCAAGTGTTGATGATTCTTAACTTATGAGCAACTGACCTTGGTGTGACTGTCTCCATCAGCAGTTGTGTTACTCTTCTCTACAGACATCTCTCTTTTGCAAGGGGAGGCTTTTGGAGTTTCTTTTAAACAGTCAGTCTGAGCCTCTAGTTTCGCCCTGTGCTGTGGTGAAGAATCTCTTTCAGGTTTCCCTTCCTAAAAAGAGAGacaacacagcaacattttatgcactgaaaaaaaactaaatactaaAACTATACTATAACTatgaagtataaaaatgaccaaaatgtgactaaaactaataagcaTTTTCGTCTAAAGACTAAGACTAGATCTAAAATAGatgccaaaattaacactgctACCGGGGCGCCCCTCGCCCAGAGAAACACAGGTACAGTAGGGCGGGTCAAGCCTTCACTATAGTAGGATTTACAAATTCGCTCCCAGGACGAGGACTGCTGCAACAGGTCTGCCTTCATTGCAGAAAGAGGGCGACAGTGATGTGTGAAATGCCAGGCCCCACTTCACATCCACTGGTTTGAAACATTTCATGAGAAGTGATGGAAACCAACATGAAGCCAATAGGTAAAGCTCATCACATACTGATCATTGCTGGTGTTTACCATTTACAATAATACAGTTTATACTTACTGAATGGTATGATGCAATAATGAAATTGATCTTTTTTTGCCCACTTCAGAACAACTATGACTCTTAACTAATTGTAAGAGACAAGGTGTGTCTAAGGCCACGAAGAAAGGCAAGAGAGGCCCCAGATAAGGAGCTGTAGCCAAGCAAACAGTTGTTGAGCACTACAATAGATGATAAATTAAATTGCTATACAACTGCGTAATTTAAAAGTTTTGAAGTTAAATATTTCTCATAATTACAATTTGCATGAGTTGCTGTTTGGGAAACACTGTTGGTGAACTAATGaactgtgaaatattttatgcattacattttaaatgcactgCTTTTTAATTGTAAAGTCAGATATTTTGAAATGCAGTTGAATATATTAGTTACcttttgtacagattttatgagatttatataatataataaacagaattgcttgtagtagtagtagtagtgtgtgtgtgtgcgagcgtAAGGGAGGGGGATATACTGAGCTGGGGTGAAAAATTGAGGCCCATTTCCAACGACTAtattcacccccccccccagactTTCCTGTGCCTGCTCcttcagaaataaatacatgaaatgggTCAGGATTTTCCCCATTTATTTTATCTAGGCaccatttacatattttataaaacaccTGTGCCTGTAGCTCATTTAATGAGCGCATAATAGATAATGCTTCTGACTGATgaattttctgcatttgaaGTTCAACTGACACTGCCCTCCTTTCTAGTGGCTGTAAATTtggaatttcttctttttcattggGACACACATCCCTGTTAATACTTATTTCTTCTAAACATTCTAATCGCTCCAATTCTGTTTCAGGACAAAGAGCTGCCCATGTTTTCCAATCTCTGTGCTGATCTCCACCTGTGACTTGCACTGCACTCATGGAACTGCAGGTCTGACTTGCACTGCCTCCATGGGCTGCATGTTGCGACCCCGTTAATGCCTGCTTGCAGGTCTAGTTCTATCTAATCTATATTGTAAGAATCCAGACTATGTGTGTATCAAAAATTATGAAGATCTGAAATTGCTAACCTATTGTTACAGAGGTTATTTCATGGAAAATCAAAAACCGGCAAACCCGTGTGACTAACGACTAAAAAAAGGATGTTATGAAAAACTTGTGCTGTAGCCTCATACTTTTGaccaacatgaaaaaatgtcaaTGATTTGTGATTAGCTCAGCTagtaattatattatataattattataagtAAACTATAAAATTCCACTGTGGACATTAATGGATTAAACAATTTCAGTAACCTTCAATATTCTGGAGTGAAATTATTGCAAATCAAATACTCTCTTAAAATCAAAAGCTAtcttaaaatgtattgaattgTCAAGCCTCAGAAAACAATGATAGGCCTACTCTCTTTTCCTCATAGGGGCATTGTCAGAAAACACTTGCCCAATAAGAGCTGAATGCTCTGCTAAGCGCTGAACACACAGCTTGCCTCTTTGCATTTGTATGTCTGAATGTACAGTTATGCACCAACATTGGTTTATCTCAGCAAATGAGTAGTTTTAAGTATTAGACTTCAGTGGGGACTTCAGTGCTTGCTGTGATAATGCCATGAGTGACAAATATTGATAAATGAGGCACTATTATGCATAGTTGACTGCCATGGTGCTTAAAACTTTAGAGACAGGGGCCTGTCACGAGTGAATAATGTTGCTCTAACACTAATGCCTTCAAAGACTAGTTTTCAACGCAGAAAATACCAATTACATAGTATTCTCTACCTCCATTAGTGACTCTGATTATCCTGCCATTAAAACTTTACATGGCACCCATATTACTCTTGCTGAGTCCTACAAATATTTAGGAATTTGGCTTGACAGCAGACTATCATTCAAGATTCACGTTcaacatttgactcaaaaattaaaaatcaaactagGTTTCTTCTTATTAAAGGATGTCTGTCTTATTCCAACCGTAAAACCATTGTGCAGTCTACCTTCATGTCTGTCCTTGACTATGGAGATATTCTGTATTGTCATGCTGCCCCATCAACACTTCAGCAGTTAAATCTTGTGTATCACAGTGTTTTACGCTTTAtcacaaataatacattttgtactcattgttctctgtatcacacggttggatggacttccttacagtcaagaagaaatagccatctcatgttattcatctataaaagctctactgttgaagcttccaaactacctcacatctcttctctcatttaaatctagTAACTACAGTACACGATCCAGTAACTACCTAACCTTGAATGTCCCTCATGTACGCACTAATGTTGGCAGAACTGGGTTCAGGTactatgcaccttttaaatggaatgaactgcaaactgccctcAAACTGCAGTCTCACATTCcccttggagattttaaagctttattatctgatattttctgtgatttttttaaactgtttttactaattccttgtttattgtgtagttGTGTTGATTCTATTTGCTGATTGTGTTCTTGTGAATATGTCTTGTTCTCAGCTCTCTTGgaaaagagatcttaatctcaattagactgcctgattaaaaaaagattaaataaataaaaagaggcTGTTCCTGTTGTAAAGAAAACACTCGTTGCCTGCAAGATGATAGACACAGTATgtcagggacagagagaggttcCTTTTAGACCACTTACCCTTCTACCTCTTGAAGTGGAGCAGGTTTTCTCTTGAGAAGATGTGGATGAGCCAGAAGATCGAGATGATGAGGACCCAGAGTCCGATTCTGAGGAAGAGGAATCATTAGACGATGATCTTTgtcttgcttgtttttcttccttctttgcATCTCTTCCCCTCTGCTGTGCAGCATCCAACAAACCCTTGCTTTTATCTacttcttttgcttttttggtGGATTCCATGGCAGCCCGTTCTGTCTTCAATGaatctgctttttctttgttctccgATACGTGGCTTGTGGCCCCTTCTTTTTTGGGACTCTGGACCAGTGTGGTACTAACAGTGGTCTCGTTCTCAGGCTGGATCCCCACATTTCCCATCGGCATAGCAACAACCTCTTGTTTTGTCCGCATCTGTGGAACTTCCTGTTCAGTGGAGGGCTGGTGTCCTTCCTGCTGTCGTTCCCCGACATTGGCGAGGGAGGAGACAGGTGAGGCCTGAGGCTGGGGGGTATTAGAGAAGTTACGGGGCTGCTTGATAACCATGGAAGTGGAGGAAGATTGGGGCTGAATTGGCGAGTCCCTTATGAACCGGAACTTCTTGAATGAGGACTGAGGCGACAGAGGTGTTGGTGACATGGATGCACCAGATTCTGCTGCTTCACTCCGGGACATTGGAGCATGGACATCTTCAAGCTCTCCTGCCTCAGTCGATGACTTTTTAACTGGTCCTGtagagagggggggaggagtGGACAGGGGGGTGAGACCAATCTCACGGCCACGTTTGAATGGAGGGAGGTGACTCTCCCTTTCCTTTTCAGCCATCCtagctctctctttttcctgttcCAGGGCCCTCTCTtgctcctccttttctttctgcatgGCTTTCTCCTTCTCTAACCTTTCACGTTCGAGagccctctccttctccttcctctcctgttcCAAGGCTCTCTCCCTTTCAAGTTTCTCCTGCTCTAGagctttctccctctccagtctctctttcctctccttctcggCTCTTTCCTTTTCCATCCTCTCTTGTTTCAgagctgcctctctctccaccctctctttttcctccctctctcgtTCCAAGGCCTTTTCCCTCTCTATCCTCTTTAGCTCcaatgctttctctctctcaattctctccttttccttcttctcaAGCTCTAACCTCTCCTGTTCTAgggctctctccctctccaactTTTCTTGCTCTagagctttctctctctcaattctCTCTCGCTCTatggctttctctctctctagtctCTCTTGCTCTAGGGCTCTCTCCCTTTCTAGTCTCTCTTGCTCTAGGGCTCTCTCCCTTTCTAGTCTCTCTTGCTCCagggctttctctctctctattctcTCTTGCTCTAAGGCTTTCTCCCTCTCTAACCTTTCCCTTTCCAACCTTTCCTGCTCCaaagccttttctctctcaaccctctccttctcctttctctcagCCTCCAGAGCTCTTTCCCTCTCTAACCTCTCTTCCTCAagagccctctctctctccttcctttcctgcTCCAAAGCCTTGGCTCTTTCTAGCTCCATCGCTCTCtccatttcttctctctctcgcttctccctctcctctttttctctctgcagacgTTCTTGCTCCAGGGCTCTCTGTCTTTcaatctctctctgcctctcaagCTCCAGGGCCCTCTGTCTTTCGAGCTCTTTCTGTCTTTCGAGCTCTTTCTGCCTCTCGAGCTCTTTCTGCCTCTCGAGCTCTTTCTGCCTCTCGAGCTCTTTCTGCCTCTCGAGCTCCAGGGCCCTCTCTTGTGCTAAGGCTTGCTCTCGCTCTTCCCTCTCTTTAGCCAAAGCTAGTTccctctcctgcctctctcGTTCTAGAGCAAGTTCCCTCTCCCGCTGCAAAGCCTTTTCTCGTTCTTCTCTTTCTAAGGCCTGCTGTCGTtcaattttctctttctccagagctctctctctttcctctgtctcgAGTGCAAGAGCTCTTTCCCGCTCTTCCTCCATTGCTCGTTCTTGCTCaacttttctctgcttctcttgCCTTTCCAGATCAAGgaccttttctctttctatctcagATTCCCTCTCTTCTGTTGCAGTGGCCTTGAGCACACTCACAGGTACTTGAATATTGGCCGAATGTGCTCCTGTGACACTCTGGTTGGTGCCTGGAATCATGGGAAATGGCACATGGCCAGTGTTGGCTGTGTGAGTGATGGCAGATACCAGACCCTCTGGATGTCCTCTGCCAGGTATTGATGTAGCTGAAGGTGAACTGCTGTCTTGCCTGTTGCCTTCCCCATTACCACCGTGCCAACCTGCTCCCGAGAAAGCACCTTCTGACGCCATCTTACGTGCCAGAAGGGTCAGCGGGCCAGGCTTGCGCTCTGCGTGTCCACTTCTCTGTGGCTCTGGGCTGCTACTGCGGCTGCCGCTGCTGGAGGAACCAGAGCTGGAGGTACTGGGTGAGCGCCTAGCTGGGGCTACATCTGGACTAGGTGGGCTCTGCTTAGGGGTGTCAGGCAAGGGGAATGATAACTCTGGAGgcggggagggaggaggtgttGGCTGGCGGAGTTGAGGGGACAAAAGGGAAGGCATGTGTTGCTGCTGGGGTTGACAGGATGCTCCAGACCTTTCTCTGGTCGTGGGCACTCTGGCTGGCTCTCTGAGGCTT from Siniperca chuatsi isolate FFG_IHB_CAS linkage group LG13, ASM2008510v1, whole genome shotgun sequence includes:
- the acin1a gene encoding apoptotic chromatin condensation inducer in the nucleus, producing the protein MADLEDVTLDGRPLQSLRVADLKAALEERGLSKSGQKNALIKRLKGALMLENLQRTSTAHVGLQPNSQIGEEMSQNSFIKQYLAKQQELLRQRLEREAREAYETNEEEDHAEVNNSTSCPPQAQDVTPAVAEQHKPPGPSGGEGLFGAVNEGEGDRNQEADMSGPPASGSVAMRVPGGEQRPERGSVSNEVAADSDDEDSEDGEEDGDDDDWDSGARRRSLREPARVPTTRERSGASCQPQQQHMPSLLSPQLRQPTPPPSPPPELSFPLPDTPKQSPPSPDVAPARRSPSTSSSGSSSSGSRSSSPEPQRSGHAERKPGPLTLLARKMASEGAFSGAGWHGGNGEGNRQDSSSPSATSIPGRGHPEGLVSAITHTANTGHVPFPMIPGTNQSVTGAHSANIQVPVSVLKATATEERESEIEREKVLDLERQEKQRKVEQERAMEEERERALALETEERERALEKEKIERQQALEREEREKALQRERELALERERQERELALAKEREEREQALAQERALELERQKELERQKELERQKELERQKELERQKELERQRALELERQREIERQRALEQERLQREKEEREKREREEMERAMELERAKALEQERKERERALEEERLERERALEAERKEKERVEREKALEQERLERERLEREKALEQERIEREKALEQERLERERALEQERLERERALEQERLEREKAIERERIEREKALEQEKLERERALEQERLELEKKEKERIEREKALELKRIEREKALEREREEKERVEREAALKQERMEKERAEKERKERLEREKALEQEKLERERALEQERKEKERALERERLEKEKAMQKEKEEQERALEQEKERARMAEKERESHLPPFKRGREIGLTPLSTPPPLSTGPVKKSSTEAGELEDVHAPMSRSEAAESGASMSPTPLSPQSSFKKFRFIRDSPIQPQSSSTSMVIKQPRNFSNTPQPQASPVSSLANVGERQQEGHQPSTEQEVPQMRTKQEVVAMPMGNVGIQPENETTVSTTLVQSPKKEGATSHVSENKEKADSLKTERAAMESTKKAKEVDKSKGLLDAAQQRGRDAKKEEKQARQRSSSNDSSSSESDSGSSSSRSSGSSTSSQEKTCSTSRGRREGKPERDSSPQHRAKLEAQTDCLKETPKASPCKREMSVEKSNTTADGDSHTKKPFIKAPTREETQRKRKDSEGEEEKDKQRQVKEIAMAESEKLPETSEETPKAFSARKISLSSSKLSPGTGSVEGEQEFGAAAGRKRRWGSSTAVTAKKPSISITTDSLKSLIPDIRPCLGQEAVVDLHPEEAVLSGAEDEERERSDQDLQIRRTVTQVVHSESQENGQKGPKRSRHEDLEEDDLQGDRERTREHEEKMDTSFPGAIETQSPSHTSHDVDINTVTPSDTLIRRSISQQKTGVSITIDDPVRTARQPSPPRGKVSSIVHISNLVRPFTLGQLKELLGRTGTLVEEGFWIDKIKSHCYVTYCSCEEAVATRAALHGVKWPQSNPKVLSVDFCQQDELDFHKGLGTADRPGAEEQGPGRGRTSGLPSLLPERDQWAEREREMERRERTRAEREWDRDKVREFGKPGEEKEGGPRRSRSRERRRKERGKSKEKKTEKKEKTAEDPPAKLLDDLFRKTKAAPCIYWLPLSEEQFVQREAARAERMKEREKRRKEQEEEEEKKREEERKERMKAGAGTAGERSEGEKDKTRTRTERETETEVETETETGRERGRGRGRTTNAGMATVGRGAAGQAGVGAPAAAVIHEKGGVNGRSTDGTVLETTLFHLPFTTCTLLQLRPNRGPTDVVTISQIVTFFKAHLHLHTVKLKGDHDFFCSVVSQSAVRLAPVEV